DNA from Mucilaginibacter mallensis:
TAAGCAAAAAGCTAATAACTTTACGCCATCGCCTTCAGGCGTATACAACATCCTGAAGCGGCACAATAAGAACCGTTTAACCGTCGCAGATAAAGAAGTAAAGCGAAAGATCATCAAAGAACGTATGGGCCAGTTAGGACATATTGACTGTCATCACCTGAGTAAAAGCGTGATCAGGGGACAAAGCAGGAAGCTTTACCTGATTTGCGTATTGGACGATTATTCCCGCCTGGCCTGGGCACAGGTGATGCCGGACATCACCGCGCTTACCACTATGTTTACTGCCCTGCATTGCATGCAGGCACTTAAGCGGGAGTTCGGTATCCAGTTCGAGGAGGTCATTGCTGATAATGGCCCGGAGTTCGGTACTTCCACCAGTTTGCAAAAACGCAACCATCCCTTCGAAAGAATGCTGATGGAAACAGGCATTAAGCGCCGTTATATGCAGCCTTACCGGCCACAAACCAACGGCAAGGTGGAACGCTTCTGGCGAACGCTTAAAGAAGACCTGATTGAAGATACAGACTTTGACAGTCTAGAAGAATTGGAAGACGAACTCTTAAAGTATCTCGTCTACTACAACTGGGAACGTCCACATCAAGGCATCAACGGCAAAAAACCTATCGATATGGCCTCCCTAAACAACAAAAAATAATACCTAATTCTGTTACCGAATTACTAAACCCTTACAATTGCGAGAGATAGCGCGGCAACCTCGTCGCTTGCAGATATAAACGCGACGAGGTTGCTTCGTCGTTCCTCCTCGCAATGACATGTTTTTTATGATGTGCGTGACCTACACCACCTCAATCACCCTATACCCCTTCCCATTCAACTCAAACCCATCCCCAACTTTCAGCCCCTTTAACTTTATCCCAATAGGTGAAGCCGGTGAAACGGCAAAATAACTTTCGCCATTAACAGCCAGTGTCCCCGCGCTTATGGCTATATAGAATTTACCATTATTGGTAATAATCAAACTCCCGGTTTCTACTATTGCCGAACTGCCTTTGGCGCTGATCCGGTTTAAGGCCACTATCAGTTTATTGGCTTCGTTTAATTGTGTGGTATTGCGATCCTTTTCCTGCTGCATCATGGCGCGGCCCGTTTCGTATTTATCGCCCGCGCTGCTTTTGGTATCATCGTTTGATGCCTGTTCGGCAGCCTTAAAAGCTTTTTCAGCTTCATCCATACGTTTTTGTACGTAGGTCGTGCATAGTTTGTGGAGTTCCTCTTTTATATCAGGCATTTGTGTGCTGTTAATCTACTCCAAATTAAAATGTCATTTCGAACGATAGTGAGAAATCTTCTGCATCAAGCATATCCGCTTTGCAGATCGAAGAAGATTTCTCCTCGTACCTCGTCGAAATGACAAAAGCGAGAGTAATAAAGCAAATATAAAAATAAAAGCCCCCGTGCACTCGCTGCTTGGGGGCTTTCAACCTAAACCTTATCACAATGTAGGTGAGAATCACCTACAATACACAAACGTAATATTTTATCTTTTAGATATATCTACCTATAGGAAAATGAACAAACTGACAAAATAATGATAATCTGTTTTGGCTATGATTCAGAAAAACAGGCAATTATAAATTCATTTACATGGATAATTTTTTCCATTTTTATAATAATTTCAGCATTGTTTTTTGCTTATAGGTTAGCGTACTTTGATGTATATAAACCAAATTGATGAAAAAACGTGCGCTGCTTATTATCGCAGGGTTATTTTTGCTGACGTCATTTCCCGTGACCGGTGGTTCAGCTAAAGTAACCCAACCTCCATCGCAAAAAGAGGAGATCATCTATCATATTTTTCAGCGAAGCTTTTTTGATAGTGATGGTGATGGGCACGGTGACTTAATTGGCATCAGGCAAAAACTGGATTATCTGCAGCAGCTGGGGGTAACCGCTATACTTTTAACGCCACTGTATGAATCTGTTTATTACCATAATTATTTCGCTACCGATTTTTATAAGATCGACCCTCGTTATGGCACCATGCAGGATTATCTGCGACTGATAAAAGAACTGCACCGCCGGGGTATGAAGTTTTATATGGATATGGAAACCCAATATGTAGCCAGCGACCATATCTGGTTCAGGGATTCTTATAAAAATCCACAATCAAGATATAGTGATTATATTATTTATACCGATAAAGAAAATACCAAACCCTTACAGATTGTAGCAGGCATTAGCGATTTTAAAGGGTATGATGGCGTAACCCGTAAGCTGGTGATGGTAAACCTGGATAACAAGGAAGTGCAGGCCTACAATTACCAGCTCTTTAAATTTTGGATGGACCCCAATCACGATGGTAAGTTTGATGATGGCGTTGATGGTTTCAGGCTCGATCATATGATGGATAACCTTGATAATTTAAACCGCTTGCCACATTTGTTCACCACCTTTTGGAATCCCTTATTGGGTAAATTGCGCAATATAAACCCTAAAATTAAAATAGTTGCCGAGCAGGCCAACTGGGCATCATTCGGGATGGATTATTTAAAGGATACTAAAATCGACAGGGTGTTCGCCTTTCGCCTGGCATTTGCCATACGTAATTTTAATAAAGCTGAACTGATTAAGGTTGTCGATTCCACACTTATACAAACACCAAAAGGCAAACAGCAGATAGTATTTATTGAAAATCATGACATGCCCCGCTTTAGCGATGCGGTAAAAGCTGATCCAGGAAAGTTAAAGGTTGGCTGCGCCCTGAACCTGCTGATAGGCGGTATCCCATCCATTTATTACGGGCAGGAACTGGGCATGCAGGGTAGCAGGCAGAATTTTGGCATCACGGATGCCAACGATATCCCCGACAGGCAAGCCTTTGAGTGGTATAAATCGGACACCGGCAGGGGAATGGCCTATTGGTACAAAAACGGCCCCTGGTGGCAGCATAATAACAACGATGTGCCAAATGACGGCATTTCCTTAGAGGAAGAACAAAACAATCCGCAATCGCTCTGGAATTTTTATAGAACGATGATCCGCTTGCGGAAGAACAACCCGGTACTTATCGGCGGCGCCTATAAAAACCTGATAAATAATAACGACCATGTGTTTTCATTTTTGCGCTATGAATGGGGTAAGAAAGTGCTTGTAGCAGTAAATCTATCGGGGGATAAACAGGATGTGGTTATTGCTATGCAGAGTGCTAAGCAGATTAAAAATTTATACGGTATACAACCAGTTATCAGCGAAAATAATTTAGCCGTAAGTCTGCCTGCATATGGGGTTGCGGTTTGGGCAGTGAAGTAAGGTGTTATCCCAAGAGTCGAGTGAATATCGCTCGAAGCCGCTCATAGGCGCGGAGCCCTATTTCTTTTGTCTTGACACAAAAGAAACAAAAAGTCAAGACAAAAAGATCCTTCCGCCCACAGGCAAAACACCCAGGCCCGCGCTTTTTGTCGGGCCTTTGCTCACTTTTGATTTCTGTTCATTCTTAAAATGTCATTGCGAGCGTAGCGCGGCAACCTCGTCGCATGCATATTGAACGCGACGAGGTTGCCGCGCTACGCTCGCAATGACATGGTGGAAAGGAGCACTTATTCCTTCCTTTTCCCGTCAGTAGAACAGCTTCGGGTGAAAGCAGACAAAACAATGGTGGCCTTGTGTGTGGCAGGGCATAGCAGATTTTTACATAGGTGCAAAGGCATGTGCGTAGCGATAGCAGGGTAAAAATATAGCAGCCCAGGTTTTGCCTGATTTGCAGGGAAGGTCTTGTGCGGCAAAGAAGCCTAATCTACTGACTTGATTTTTTGCTACATTTTGTATCAAGACAAAAGTAGTAGCCTCCGCGGCAATGAGCGGCTTCATGCGATAAGCAATTCACACAGCAAAACCAGGGATTATTAATGTTGTATTTGTTTTTAATGGTATTAATGAACCCCCTCCGGTCGGTTATCTCCGTTCCCCGCATTGCCGCTTTGTTATAAGTGTTTATAAATTCTTCCCTCCTTTCCCCAACCATACTCCGTAAATTTTGTTAAGTTTAACTGGTAAAAAATCAAACCAATAAAATAATTTATGGCAAAGCACGTAAACTGGCATCAAAGACATACAGACTCATTAGCATTTGGACAACGACTGGCTGATTCTGTAGCTACCGGCATGGGGTCATGGCGATTCATTATCATCCAAACAGTTATTGTTATAATATGGATGGGGCTTAATGTTGTTGGGTTTGTGTATCACTGGGATGCTTACCCCTATATATTATTAAATCTGCTTTTCTCAACCCAGGCTGCTTATGCCGCACCTATCATCATGATGGCGCAAAATCGCCAAAATCAGCGTGACCGTGCCCAGGCCGATGAAGATTTCAGAACAAATGTTGAAGCCAAAAAAGAAATTGAGCAACTGCAAATTCTGCTAAATAAAATTGAAATAGATAAGCTGGATAAAATAATTACCATGCTTGAGCAAATGGACAAGAAGTAGTGTGTTAAGCGTCAGGAGTCAAGAATCAAGAGCCAAGATTTGCAGCGCTTTTTTAATCCTGATTCCTGACCCTTGTCTCTTGATTCTATTATTACTAGATTCGCTTTATGGGAGTGATTGCTGAGGAGTTTCTGGTTGCCGCTGAGGATAAGGCATTTGATGTTGATCACCGCCGTATTATTAATTATAATATAGGCAAATATGATGCTGCCGTAACGCGCGGATTATCAAGGATGATTAATCTTGACAATGCCAAACGCAAGGGCCACGTGATCAAATGGAAAGTGATGGAGAACCTGGATAAGTTCCTGCCGGAGTTTGAGGCTAACTTTCAAAAACGCGGCGGCAAGGTTATCTGGGCCAATGATGCCGAAGAAGCCAATCGCGAAATACTTAATATCTTAAACAGGGCCGGTGCTAAAACTGTTGTAAAATCGAAATCAATGGTTACCGAAGAGATTCATTTAAATGAATTTTTGGAGGGGAACCACATTGAATCACTGGAAACCGATCTGGGCGAATACATAGTACAATTGCTGGGGCAAAAGCCTTACCATATTGTTACCCCGGCTATGCACTTATCCAAAGAGGATATTGCAAAGTTGTTTAATGAGCGTTTCGGTACACCAATAGATGCCACGCCGGAACAGCTCACCCAAAAAGCCCGCGAGTTGCTGCGCGATAAATATGTGCAGGCAGATGCAGGTATAACCGGCGCCAACTTCTTAATTGCCGATACCGGCAGCATTGCTATCAGCGAAAATGAAGGCAACGCGCGTTTAAGCACGTCTTTCCCTAAAATACATATCACCGTTGTTGGTATCGAGAAGATCATCCCCTCACTTACCGACCTCGACTTGTTTTGGCCGATGCTGGCTACACATGGCACAGGGCAAAATTTAACGGTTTACAATACTATATTGAGTGGTCCGCGCCAGGCAAATGAAACTGACGGCCCGGAGGAGATGTATGTGATCCTGCTGGATAATGGACGTACTAACCTGCTTGCACAAAAAGAGCAACGCCAGGGTTTATACTGCATACGCTGCGGCGCTTGCTTAAATGCCTGCCCGGTTTATAAAAATATTGGCGGCCATACTTATAATACGGAATATAGCGGACCTATCGGCTCTATTATAACGCCGCATATGCGTGGTATGGAAGATTTTAAACACCTGAGCTATGCCTCAAGCCTGTGCGGTAAATGTACCGAGGTTTGCCCGGTAAAGATCGATATACACAAAATGCTGCTCCTTAACCGCCGTGATGCGGTGAAAGATGAATTGGTAGCCAAAAAAGAACAATGGGGCTGGGCCATATGGCGAAAAGGGATGCTTAACCGTAAGTTGATGGATTACTTTAGCGGAAAGACGAAAAACTTTTTCCTGAAAACCCTCTTTAAACGTACCTGGGGCCACCTGCGTGAAATGCCAACAGTAGCCGAAAAGTCATTCGCCAAACAATGGCAGGAGAAGAACCAGGGGGAACAGTAGGGCAGTTTTCAGTTCGCAGTGGGCAGTTCACAGTTGATAATTTGCAATGTGCAGTTTTCAGTTAGCAATTACGACAAAGCCTTAATATACATTCAAACAAAAAAGAGAGCTATAAATATTTATAGCTCTCTTTTTTGTTGCATAAGCTGCAATCTGTTAACTGCCAAGTGGCAACTGCCCACTGCTAACTGAAGACGGCCAACTGACTAGTGTTTATTTCCCAATCCAAATTCCCTGTAAGTATTAGGTAATTCGTTGTTACTGCTGAATGCGAACGTGTAGGTAGTACGCCAGCTTTCAAAATCGGCTGATTTATCTTTTGATATTTCGAAATGCTTGCTGCGTAATATGTAAATACCTTCGCGGCTCAGTTTAAAATAGATCAGTCCGCTGGCATCGCTTGATAGTTTTTGCGGGAATGTATTGCCATCGGCAGTTTTTACAAACATATCTACTTCGGCGGCTACAGCAGGTTTTCCTTTAAATAATACCAATGCGCTCAGGTCATCGCCATAATTGAACTTGTATGGGTTTTGCTGTATCACTATCTCATAATCGTCGCCAAGTGGTTTAGTGAAAGCGCTGCCGCCATCTTTTTCATTAATAAACAGCGTTTTCATGTACGTTGTAAACTTCTCTTTGTAATAAAGCTGGTTGCTGCTTTTTACCTTGTCGGCAATTTTATCCGGATCGTCCTCATCAAGTCCCCTTAAAAACTTGCTGCGGCTCATTTCGTTTGCTTCCGTAGTGCTTACCAGGTCAATAAGCGTTGTGCCAGCTTCAGGCGAATTATAGCTTAATACTACTTTGCCGGTATCTTTGGCCATAGGTTTAAGGTCTACCGGTTTTTTGCCTTGCAACAAAATAAACTTGGCTGTTTTTGCGGGTAGATATTTAAGATCGCTCTGCTTGTTAAAATCCTCGCTTTGCAGTAAATGCAGTTCGAGCTTTTCACCTTTTTGCAGATAGAATTTTTCGGGCAGCAGGTAAGAACTTTGCGCGCTTGCAGTAAATGCAGAAA
Protein-coding regions in this window:
- a CDS encoding integrase core domain-containing protein; this translates as MRNINNDLTLKRNYLNKYRFLISEYEQVKRGEHLNYRFAKEFYAAHDTDPRSFLLYYNRFKQSGNEQDLLPAKRGPKYSTRRPAPEDEQQVLDLRLRGCNKFEIADQFKQKANNFTPSPSGVYNILKRHNKNRLTVADKEVKRKIIKERMGQLGHIDCHHLSKSVIRGQSRKLYLICVLDDYSRLAWAQVMPDITALTTMFTALHCMQALKREFGIQFEEVIADNGPEFGTSTSLQKRNHPFERMLMETGIKRRYMQPYRPQTNGKVERFWRTLKEDLIEDTDFDSLEELEDELLKYLVYYNWERPHQGINGKKPIDMASLNNKK
- a CDS encoding 3-oxoacyl-ACP synthase, which gives rise to MPDIKEELHKLCTTYVQKRMDEAEKAFKAAEQASNDDTKSSAGDKYETGRAMMQQEKDRNTTQLNEANKLIVALNRISAKGSSAIVETGSLIITNNGKFYIAISAGTLAVNGESYFAVSPASPIGIKLKGLKVGDGFELNGKGYRVIEVV
- a CDS encoding alpha-amylase family glycosyl hydrolase, producing the protein MKKRALLIIAGLFLLTSFPVTGGSAKVTQPPSQKEEIIYHIFQRSFFDSDGDGHGDLIGIRQKLDYLQQLGVTAILLTPLYESVYYHNYFATDFYKIDPRYGTMQDYLRLIKELHRRGMKFYMDMETQYVASDHIWFRDSYKNPQSRYSDYIIYTDKENTKPLQIVAGISDFKGYDGVTRKLVMVNLDNKEVQAYNYQLFKFWMDPNHDGKFDDGVDGFRLDHMMDNLDNLNRLPHLFTTFWNPLLGKLRNINPKIKIVAEQANWASFGMDYLKDTKIDRVFAFRLAFAIRNFNKAELIKVVDSTLIQTPKGKQQIVFIENHDMPRFSDAVKADPGKLKVGCALNLLIGGIPSIYYGQELGMQGSRQNFGITDANDIPDRQAFEWYKSDTGRGMAYWYKNGPWWQHNNNDVPNDGISLEEEQNNPQSLWNFYRTMIRLRKNNPVLIGGAYKNLINNNDHVFSFLRYEWGKKVLVAVNLSGDKQDVVIAMQSAKQIKNLYGIQPVISENNLAVSLPAYGVAVWAVK
- a CDS encoding DUF1003 domain-containing protein; translated protein: MAKHVNWHQRHTDSLAFGQRLADSVATGMGSWRFIIIQTVIVIIWMGLNVVGFVYHWDAYPYILLNLLFSTQAAYAAPIIMMAQNRQNQRDRAQADEDFRTNVEAKKEIEQLQILLNKIEIDKLDKIITMLEQMDKK
- a CDS encoding LutB/LldF family L-lactate oxidation iron-sulfur protein, translated to MGVIAEEFLVAAEDKAFDVDHRRIINYNIGKYDAAVTRGLSRMINLDNAKRKGHVIKWKVMENLDKFLPEFEANFQKRGGKVIWANDAEEANREILNILNRAGAKTVVKSKSMVTEEIHLNEFLEGNHIESLETDLGEYIVQLLGQKPYHIVTPAMHLSKEDIAKLFNERFGTPIDATPEQLTQKARELLRDKYVQADAGITGANFLIADTGSIAISENEGNARLSTSFPKIHITVVGIEKIIPSLTDLDLFWPMLATHGTGQNLTVYNTILSGPRQANETDGPEEMYVILLDNGRTNLLAQKEQRQGLYCIRCGACLNACPVYKNIGGHTYNTEYSGPIGSIITPHMRGMEDFKHLSYASSLCGKCTEVCPVKIDIHKMLLLNRRDAVKDELVAKKEQWGWAIWRKGMLNRKLMDYFSGKTKNFFLKTLFKRTWGHLREMPTVAEKSFAKQWQEKNQGEQ
- a CDS encoding DUF4198 domain-containing protein; the protein is MKYTCTFLLFLFVISAFTASAQSSYLLPEKFYLQKGEKLELHLLQSEDFNKQSDLKYLPAKTAKFILLQGKKPVDLKPMAKDTGKVVLSYNSPEAGTTLIDLVSTTEANEMSRSKFLRGLDEDDPDKIADKVKSSNQLYYKEKFTTYMKTLFINEKDGGSAFTKPLGDDYEIVIQQNPYKFNYGDDLSALVLFKGKPAVAAEVDMFVKTADGNTFPQKLSSDASGLIYFKLSREGIYILRSKHFEISKDKSADFESWRTTYTFAFSSNNELPNTYREFGLGNKH